A genome region from Nitrospira sp. includes the following:
- the glgB gene encoding 1,4-alpha-glucan branching protein GlgB: MDTRAHHRPDEPLAPGSQATNLTAEACSLLSADDLHLFNEGSHFHLYDKLGAHPATFQGIDGTYFAVWAPEAEQVSVFGTFNHWDPTRHPLHPCQFSGIWEGFVPGVGTGTLYKFHIRSRHHGAVLIKTDPFAKLNEIPPKSASVVWNLDYTWQDHDWMRTRAQHNALDAPISIYEVHLGSWMRVPGEGNRSLSYREAAPKLIEYVQRLGFTHVEFLPLMDHPFFGSWGYQTTGYFAPSGNYGTPQDLMFLIDQLHQHRIGVILDWVPSHFPTDEHGLSRFDGSHLFEHADPRQGLHPDWGTAVFNYSRNEVRSFLISSALFWLEQYHADGLRVDAVASMLYLDYSRKEGDWIPNRHGGRENLEAITFLRQLNEEVYRRHPDVQTFAEESTSWPSVSRPTYAGGLGFGMKWDMGWMHDTLEYMALDPVYRKHHHRNLTFRMLYAFQENFLLPLSHDEVVHGKGSLLGKMPGDDWQKFANLRALFGYMYAQAAKKLIFMGGEIGQWREWAHDDSIDWNLLQYPPHQGLQRWVADLNQLYRAEPALHDFDFDRRGFEWIDCQDVDAGIISLLRHGRGPGQHIAVVCNFTPVPRLHYRIGVPHGGYWKELLNSDAAIYGGTGLGNLGGVTAEPIPAHERSHSLTLTLPPLSVLFFKSVP; this comes from the coding sequence GTGGATACTCGTGCACATCATCGCCCCGACGAACCGCTCGCTCCGGGCTCGCAAGCAACGAACCTCACGGCCGAGGCGTGCAGTTTGCTATCGGCGGACGACCTGCACCTCTTTAACGAAGGATCGCACTTCCACCTCTACGACAAACTGGGGGCACATCCCGCAACCTTCCAGGGTATCGACGGTACCTACTTTGCGGTGTGGGCACCGGAAGCTGAGCAGGTCTCGGTCTTCGGGACCTTCAACCATTGGGATCCCACACGCCATCCTCTCCACCCCTGTCAATTTTCAGGCATTTGGGAGGGGTTCGTCCCTGGAGTGGGAACGGGCACCCTGTACAAATTTCACATCCGATCGCGGCACCACGGTGCGGTGCTCATCAAGACAGACCCGTTTGCCAAACTAAACGAAATCCCGCCGAAATCCGCCTCCGTGGTCTGGAACCTTGATTACACCTGGCAGGATCACGACTGGATGCGCACCCGCGCCCAGCACAACGCGCTGGATGCTCCGATCAGCATTTACGAAGTACATCTGGGCTCGTGGATGCGGGTTCCCGGCGAAGGCAACCGCTCCCTCAGCTATCGCGAAGCCGCGCCGAAACTCATCGAATATGTACAGCGGTTGGGCTTCACTCACGTGGAGTTCCTCCCCCTGATGGACCACCCGTTTTTCGGCTCCTGGGGGTATCAAACGACCGGATATTTTGCCCCCTCCGGCAACTATGGGACGCCGCAAGACCTCATGTTCCTGATCGACCAGCTCCACCAACACCGCATCGGAGTGATTCTGGATTGGGTCCCGTCACACTTTCCGACCGACGAACACGGGCTGAGCCGATTCGACGGCAGCCATCTCTTTGAGCATGCGGATCCCCGCCAGGGGCTCCACCCCGATTGGGGGACGGCGGTGTTCAACTACAGCCGCAACGAGGTGCGAAGCTTTCTCATCAGCAGCGCGCTCTTCTGGCTGGAGCAGTACCATGCCGACGGGCTGCGAGTGGATGCCGTGGCCTCAATGCTGTATCTGGACTATTCGCGAAAGGAAGGCGACTGGATTCCCAACCGCCACGGCGGCCGGGAAAACTTGGAGGCCATCACCTTCTTGCGCCAACTCAACGAAGAAGTCTATCGCCGCCATCCGGATGTGCAGACCTTTGCGGAAGAATCCACCTCCTGGCCATCCGTCTCGCGACCAACCTACGCCGGTGGACTGGGCTTCGGCATGAAATGGGATATGGGATGGATGCATGACACACTGGAGTACATGGCACTGGATCCCGTGTACCGCAAACACCACCACCGCAATCTTACCTTCCGCATGCTATACGCCTTCCAGGAGAACTTCCTGTTGCCGCTGTCCCACGACGAAGTCGTCCATGGGAAGGGCTCGCTCCTAGGGAAGATGCCTGGCGACGATTGGCAGAAGTTCGCCAATCTCCGCGCGCTGTTCGGCTACATGTATGCGCAGGCGGCGAAGAAGCTGATTTTCATGGGCGGCGAAATCGGTCAGTGGCGGGAATGGGCTCACGATGACAGCATTGATTGGAACCTGCTTCAGTACCCGCCTCACCAAGGTCTGCAACGATGGGTCGCCGACCTCAACCAGCTCTACCGCGCCGAACCGGCCCTGCATGATTTCGATTTCGACCGGCGAGGATTCGAGTGGATTGATTGTCAGGATGTGGATGCCGGGATCATCAGCCTCTTACGCCATGGCCGCGGACCGGGACAACACATCGCCGTCGTCTGTAACTTTACGCCGGTTCCACGACTGCACTATCGCATCGGTGTCCCGCACGGCGGGTATTGGAAAGAACTCCTGAACAGTGACGCGGCCATCTACGGCGGGACCGGACTCGGGAATCTCGGCGGCGTAACCGCGGAGCCTATTCCGGCCCATGAACGATCACACTCGTTGACCCTGACCCTGCCACCGCTCTCTGTGCTGTTCTTCAAGTCTGTGCCGTAG